From Actinoplanes oblitus, a single genomic window includes:
- a CDS encoding SigE family RNA polymerase sigma factor, with protein MRDGAEEEYTEYVAARIPALRRLAYLLAGDEHRADDLVQQTITTLYLKWRRASAATNLDAYVRTMLVRTFVDEKRLAWARVRLFRQAPEPPPAESGGVEDRQVVRAALGRLPRRQQAVLVLRYFYDLPVDDVATTLGCSTGTVKSQTSRGLATLRRLLGEPELAAAN; from the coding sequence ATGCGCGATGGTGCGGAAGAGGAGTACACCGAGTACGTCGCGGCCCGGATCCCGGCGCTGAGACGTCTGGCGTATCTGCTCGCCGGTGACGAGCACCGCGCCGACGACCTGGTTCAGCAGACCATCACCACGCTCTACCTGAAGTGGCGGCGGGCCAGTGCCGCCACCAACCTCGACGCCTACGTGCGCACCATGCTGGTCCGCACGTTCGTGGATGAGAAAAGGCTGGCGTGGGCGCGGGTCCGGCTGTTCCGGCAGGCGCCGGAGCCGCCACCGGCCGAGTCCGGTGGCGTCGAGGACCGCCAGGTGGTCCGGGCGGCGCTGGGCCGGCTGCCGCGCCGGCAGCAGGCCGTGCTGGTGCTGCGGTATTTCTACGACCTGCCGGTCGACGACGTCGCCACGACGCTCGGCTGCTCCACCGGCACGGTCAAAAGCCAGACCTCCCGTGGGCTTGCCACGCTGCGACGACTGCTCGGCGAGCCGGAGCTCGCCGCCGCGAATTGA
- a CDS encoding IS110 family RNA-guided transposase: MINEYGVFLGLDVGKQDHHAVALDPAGKRLHDAALPNTEAGLRKLFDKLGRHGRILAVVDQPASIGALPVAVARACGHQIAYLPGLVMRRLADLHPGTAKTDARDAYVIADAARTLPHTLRRVDAGDDTLAELEMLVGYDDDLAGEVTRISNRIRGLLTQIHPPLERVLGPKVQHAAVLELLSRCGGPAGLRKAGRSKLAEIVKPRAPRMGVRLVEQIFTALDAQTVVVPGTTAAETILPKLADSLRDLLKQRDQVAGQVEEMLDAHPLAEVLISMPGVGVRTAARILLEVGDVAAFPTSGHLAAYAGLAPVTRRSGTSIRGEHPPKGGNKQLKRAFFLSAFAALSDPLSRAYYDRKRAEGKKHNAALICLARRRVDVLHAMLRSRTTYQYKPAEKHALTA, from the coding sequence GTGATCAACGAGTACGGCGTGTTTCTGGGCCTGGACGTCGGCAAGCAAGACCATCATGCGGTCGCACTCGATCCGGCCGGCAAGCGACTGCATGACGCGGCGCTGCCGAACACCGAGGCCGGGCTGCGGAAGCTGTTCGACAAACTCGGCCGGCACGGCCGGATCCTCGCGGTGGTCGACCAGCCCGCCTCGATCGGTGCCCTGCCCGTCGCGGTCGCCCGGGCCTGCGGACACCAGATCGCCTACCTGCCCGGCCTGGTCATGCGCCGGCTCGCTGACCTGCATCCCGGCACCGCGAAGACCGACGCTCGCGACGCCTACGTGATCGCCGACGCCGCCCGGACCCTGCCGCACACCCTGCGCCGGGTCGACGCCGGTGACGACACCCTCGCCGAGCTGGAGATGCTGGTCGGCTACGACGACGACCTCGCCGGTGAAGTGACCCGCATCAGCAACCGGATCCGCGGTCTGCTCACCCAGATCCACCCGCCACTGGAACGGGTGCTGGGCCCGAAAGTCCAGCACGCGGCCGTGCTGGAACTGTTGTCGCGGTGCGGCGGCCCAGCCGGGCTGCGCAAGGCAGGACGCTCGAAACTCGCCGAGATCGTCAAGCCACGTGCACCCCGCATGGGCGTCCGCCTCGTCGAGCAGATCTTCACCGCCCTGGACGCCCAGACCGTCGTGGTTCCCGGCACCACCGCAGCCGAAACCATCCTGCCGAAGCTGGCGGACAGCCTGCGTGACCTGCTGAAACAACGCGACCAGGTCGCAGGCCAAGTTGAGGAGATGCTTGATGCTCACCCTCTTGCCGAGGTCCTGATCTCGATGCCCGGCGTCGGGGTCAGGACCGCAGCCCGGATCCTGCTCGAAGTCGGCGATGTCGCCGCGTTCCCCACCTCCGGCCACCTGGCCGCCTACGCCGGCCTCGCCCCAGTGACCCGCCGCTCGGGCACCAGCATCCGGGGCGAACACCCACCCAAGGGAGGCAACAAGCAGCTCAAACGCGCGTTCTTCCTGTCCGCGTTCGCCGCCCTGTCCGACCCCTTGAGCCGGGCCTATTACGACCGCAAGAGAGCCGAAGGCAAGAAACACAACGCCGCCCTCATCTGCCTAGCCCGACGCCGCGTCGACGTCCTGCACGCCATGCTCCGCAGCCGCACCACTTACCAGTACAAACCGGCAGAAAAGCACGCGCTCACTGCTTGA
- a CDS encoding DEAD/DEAH box helicase: protein MRRRIRPLVLRRRKSEVAAELPPKQEQIAEVDLSPGHRKIYQRYLQRERQKVLGLLGDLEKNRFEIFRSLTLLRQASLDVALVDEQHRTVSSTKLDLLVEQLTDIATEGHRTLVFSQFTRFLGAARDRLEHAGIACVYLDGTTRNRKRVIEEFKTGAAPVFLISLKAGGFGLNLTEADYCILLDPWWNPAAEAQAVDRAHRIGQTRNVMVYRLVARNTIEEKVMALQARKAELFAGVMDGGEFASAGLTAADIRELLS, encoded by the coding sequence TTGCGCCGCCGGATCCGGCCGCTGGTGCTGCGCCGCCGCAAGAGCGAGGTCGCCGCCGAACTACCGCCCAAACAAGAACAGATCGCCGAGGTCGACCTGTCCCCGGGACACCGCAAGATCTACCAGCGGTACCTGCAGCGCGAACGGCAGAAGGTACTTGGCCTGCTCGGCGACCTGGAGAAGAACAGGTTCGAGATCTTCCGCTCGCTCACCCTGCTGCGCCAGGCCAGCCTGGACGTCGCACTGGTCGACGAACAGCACCGGACAGTTTCGTCGACGAAACTCGACCTGCTCGTCGAGCAGCTCACCGACATCGCCACGGAAGGCCACCGCACCCTGGTCTTCAGCCAGTTCACCCGCTTCCTGGGCGCCGCCCGCGACCGGTTGGAACATGCCGGCATCGCCTGCGTCTACCTGGACGGCACCACCCGTAATCGCAAGCGGGTGATCGAGGAATTCAAGACCGGCGCCGCACCGGTCTTCCTGATCAGTCTCAAGGCCGGCGGGTTCGGCCTGAACCTGACCGAGGCCGACTACTGCATCCTGCTCGACCCGTGGTGGAACCCCGCGGCCGAAGCGCAGGCCGTGGATCGGGCCCATCGCATCGGCCAGACCCGCAACGTGATGGTCTACCGCCTGGTAGCGCGCAACACCATCGAAGAGAAGGTGATGGCCCTTCAGGCACGCAAGGCCGAACTGTTCGCCGGCGTGATGGACGGCGGAGAATTCGCGTCCGCCGGGCTCACCGCAGCCGACATCCGCGAACTCCTCAGTTAG
- a CDS encoding SigE family RNA polymerase sigma factor, whose product MSAQREQAFHAFFETHYAGLTRLAYLVTGKPEVADDLTADALLEVWRHWDRVAAADSPIGYARGVLVNLARNRLRREGRERRGLLALLPLWTDQTYAREVDVPAAVDVDGALRRLPYRRRACVVLRHVFDLSEQETARTLGISVGTVKSQTSRGVTQLAGLLGMSRKADQSGAPSSATGRTDSLAPVARVVTPPGRPGTEV is encoded by the coding sequence ATGTCGGCGCAGCGCGAACAGGCCTTCCACGCCTTCTTCGAGACGCATTACGCGGGGTTGACCCGGCTGGCGTACCTGGTGACCGGCAAGCCGGAGGTGGCGGACGACTTGACCGCGGACGCGCTCCTGGAAGTATGGCGGCACTGGGACCGCGTCGCCGCGGCGGACAGCCCGATCGGGTACGCCCGTGGGGTGCTCGTCAACCTGGCCCGCAACAGGCTCCGGCGGGAGGGGCGGGAACGGCGGGGCCTGCTCGCCCTGCTTCCGTTGTGGACGGACCAGACGTACGCCAGGGAAGTTGACGTTCCGGCGGCAGTCGACGTGGACGGAGCGCTGCGCCGCTTGCCGTATCGGCGCCGGGCCTGTGTGGTCCTCCGGCACGTCTTCGACCTCTCGGAGCAGGAGACGGCACGTACGCTCGGGATATCGGTCGGAACAGTGAAGAGCCAGACCTCACGCGGGGTGACCCAGTTGGCGGGGCTGCTGGGCATGAGCCGGAAAGCCGACCAATCCGGCGCGCCGTCATCGGCGACCGGCCGTACGGATTCGTTGGCCCCCGTGGCGCGGGTCGTGACCCCGCCCGGCCGGCCAGGAACGGAGGTCTGA
- a CDS encoding RICIN domain-containing protein has product MKLRGGQLFSRRGAWAAVVMAVVAGAGVVVGTMQASAGTVDLKSWYVLVNRNSGKVLDGRGFAKNDGAAVVQWARHDGANQQWRFIDAGSGYYRLQNRNSGKILDDYNWSKTAGAGIVQWGDLNGANQQFRVADSPEGYVRLINRFSGMAVEVRGASRTDGDAIVQSRDSGSTNQQWKLVPAGSAGTPTATGSSVRPSQSSSGTRPSSASSRTARGTRPASASPSSAAAGGGNSATRFMGSDTVLIGGSMADASAAAAPFDVRYAYVHSQPAPSSDYYSASRCKADWTNWWGCWSGSTTPPGYYVSWWDDHVARATYKGSPRPQKFFWTWYSLRDLGDLAGSGDGPGEVVAINRADLLTRYMNDYRFFLQKIGSSHDMIDLEPDFWGYVRSLGDPHRVAAKVSSANPADCGSQEDSAAGLSRCLIAMAHKYAPNTTVGFHLSCWDWPSNTQGCVKDYEKLGARNADFLVADVSDRDAGWYAQSAHGGYDNFWTDQKAAASLKFYKTMAESVSKPVVLWQIPVGNMKQNNTLNHYKDDKVDWFFAHMDQVANAHVAALLFGAGQEEQTSVETDGGNLISKTVAYRHSGGAALK; this is encoded by the coding sequence GTGAAGCTTCGTGGCGGTCAGCTGTTCTCGCGTCGCGGTGCCTGGGCCGCTGTGGTCATGGCCGTCGTGGCCGGGGCCGGTGTCGTGGTCGGCACGATGCAGGCTTCGGCGGGAACCGTGGACCTGAAGTCGTGGTACGTACTCGTCAACCGCAACAGCGGCAAAGTGCTCGACGGTCGCGGATTCGCCAAGAACGACGGCGCCGCGGTGGTCCAGTGGGCGCGGCACGACGGAGCCAACCAGCAGTGGCGATTCATCGACGCGGGAAGCGGATATTACCGGTTGCAGAATCGGAATTCCGGCAAGATCCTGGACGACTACAACTGGTCGAAGACCGCGGGCGCGGGCATCGTGCAGTGGGGTGATCTGAACGGCGCCAACCAGCAGTTCCGGGTAGCGGATTCGCCGGAGGGTTACGTGCGTCTGATCAATCGCTTCAGCGGCATGGCCGTCGAGGTCCGCGGCGCCTCCCGAACGGATGGCGACGCCATCGTCCAATCCCGGGACTCCGGCAGCACCAATCAGCAATGGAAGCTCGTCCCCGCCGGGAGTGCCGGCACACCGACCGCCACGGGCAGCAGCGTTCGCCCGAGTCAGTCGTCGAGTGGCACGCGCCCGTCGTCGGCGTCGTCGCGAACTGCGAGGGGGACGCGCCCGGCCTCGGCATCACCCTCTTCCGCCGCGGCCGGTGGTGGCAACTCGGCCACACGCTTCATGGGTAGCGACACGGTGCTCATCGGCGGCTCGATGGCCGACGCCTCGGCGGCCGCCGCGCCGTTCGACGTGCGATACGCCTATGTGCACAGCCAACCGGCTCCCTCGTCCGACTACTATTCGGCCTCGCGGTGTAAGGCCGATTGGACGAACTGGTGGGGCTGCTGGTCCGGCAGCACCACACCGCCGGGCTATTACGTGAGTTGGTGGGACGACCATGTGGCCCGGGCGACCTACAAGGGCAGCCCGCGCCCGCAGAAGTTCTTCTGGACCTGGTACTCGCTGCGGGATCTAGGGGATCTGGCGGGATCGGGCGACGGTCCGGGCGAGGTGGTGGCCATCAACCGGGCTGACCTGCTCACCCGGTACATGAACGACTACCGCTTCTTCCTTCAGAAGATCGGCAGCTCGCACGACATGATCGACCTTGAGCCAGATTTCTGGGGATATGTACGGTCGCTCGGTGATCCGCATCGGGTTGCCGCGAAGGTCTCCAGTGCGAATCCGGCGGACTGCGGATCGCAGGAAGACAGCGCTGCCGGACTTTCCCGCTGCCTGATCGCGATGGCCCACAAATATGCGCCGAACACCACCGTCGGGTTCCACCTTTCCTGCTGGGACTGGCCGAGCAACACACAGGGATGCGTCAAGGACTACGAGAAACTCGGGGCGCGGAACGCGGATTTCCTGGTCGCCGACGTGTCGGACCGTGACGCGGGCTGGTACGCACAGTCGGCCCACGGCGGCTATGACAACTTCTGGACCGACCAGAAAGCCGCTGCCTCACTCAAGTTCTACAAGACGATGGCCGAGTCCGTAAGCAAGCCGGTGGTCTTGTGGCAGATCCCCGTAGGGAACATGAAGCAAAACAACACACTCAACCATTACAAGGACGACAAGGTGGACTGGTTCTTCGCGCACATGGACCAAGTGGCGAACGCGCATGTCGCCGCGCTCCTGTTCGGTGCCGGACAGGAGGAACAGACTTCGGTCGAGACCGACGGCGGAAACTTGATCAGCAAGACGGTCGCGTATCGCCACTCCGGTGGTGCGGCGCTCAAGTAG
- a CDS encoding contact-dependent growth inhibition system immunity protein, whose amino-acid sequence MGGDAWGDAPADATKLVATAHELRRKPIGSLQVEDLRLLLGQREGVPVLVPRALDIFERDPLAEGDYYPGDLLTAVLKRVPAEHWAAHPGESARLRALVATVELGEADDDELRADIAAHREGDASQPSPRSALRRPVAGG is encoded by the coding sequence ATCGGAGGCGACGCCTGGGGCGATGCGCCGGCCGACGCCACCAAGCTTGTCGCCACGGCCCACGAGCTGCGGCGCAAGCCGATCGGCTCGCTCCAGGTCGAAGACCTCCGACTCCTGCTCGGCCAGCGAGAAGGTGTTCCGGTGCTGGTGCCACGAGCCCTCGACATCTTCGAGCGCGACCCGTTGGCTGAGGGTGACTATTACCCCGGCGACTTGCTGACCGCCGTTCTGAAGCGCGTCCCGGCGGAGCACTGGGCTGCTCATCCCGGCGAGTCGGCTCGCCTGCGCGCCCTGGTCGCCACCGTCGAGCTGGGGGAGGCCGACGATGACGAGCTACGGGCCGACATCGCCGCTCACCGCGAAGGTGATGCCTCGCAACCGTCGCCCCGGTCTGCCCTGAGACGTCCCGTCGCCGGTGGGTAA
- a CDS encoding DEAD/DEAH box helicase translates to MTEDDQLHPVLLHHIVNSLGWADLRPMQRAAVAPLLSGDDALVLAPTAGGKTEAAMFPLLSRMTQDRWTGTSVLYICPLKALLNNLMPRLERYTEWLGRRAAVWHGDVTAPRRQAILAARPDVLLTTPESLEAMLVSRKVDHRSFFSGLRAVVIDEVHAFAGDDRGWHLLAVLERLTHLLGRPIQRVGLSATVGNPDELLAWVHGSGRDARPGRIIAPEQPMAGSGPPPGHIELDYVGSLQNAAKVIATLHGGEKRLVFCESRQTVEELGQMLRERGVTTFLSHASLSADERRRSEQAFAEARDCVIVSTSTLELGIDVGDLDRVIQIDAPKTVASFLQRLGRTGRRAGTTRNCLFLTRDGEALTEAAALLLLWGRGWVEPVVPPPEPRHIIAQQVLALCLQEHRVGDRLWAEWWNGLPPFDQSAEPIVRYLSGQGYLESDGGLLFIGPEAEKRFGYRHFMGMTAVFTGAPEFAVLLGRTDLGRIDPSLLTEEVQGDRRLLLNGRSWRVTYVDWQRRRCFVEPADEGGRARWMTGGWAGLGFELTRAIRDVLLGSDPPVQLTARATARLSKERGEKTDFVHPGGNVITQDRQGDLRWWTWAGFRANATLAATLGEVIDPVRRFDDCQVRLRRDLTPAEWRALTADARDRLCLPDVDKKALDGLKFSVALPERLAVATLAARLADLEGAATVLAEPARFVKQYWD, encoded by the coding sequence GTGACCGAAGACGACCAGCTCCACCCGGTCCTGCTCCATCACATCGTCAACTCCCTCGGCTGGGCCGATCTGCGGCCCATGCAACGGGCTGCGGTGGCGCCACTGCTGTCTGGAGACGACGCGCTGGTGCTGGCGCCCACCGCTGGCGGCAAGACGGAAGCCGCGATGTTCCCGTTGCTGTCACGCATGACTCAGGATCGGTGGACCGGTACGTCGGTCCTCTACATTTGCCCCCTCAAAGCGCTGCTGAACAACCTGATGCCCCGGTTGGAGCGCTACACCGAATGGCTCGGTCGCCGAGCAGCGGTTTGGCACGGCGACGTCACCGCACCGCGTCGACAGGCGATCCTCGCCGCTCGGCCCGATGTGCTGCTCACCACTCCGGAATCGCTCGAAGCGATGCTGGTCAGTCGGAAAGTCGACCATCGATCGTTCTTCAGCGGTCTGCGGGCTGTCGTGATCGATGAGGTACATGCCTTCGCCGGTGACGATCGAGGCTGGCATCTGTTGGCCGTTCTGGAGCGGCTCACTCACCTGCTCGGACGGCCAATCCAGCGAGTCGGATTGTCCGCCACGGTAGGGAATCCGGATGAGTTGCTGGCGTGGGTGCACGGGTCGGGGCGAGATGCCCGGCCCGGCCGGATCATCGCTCCCGAACAGCCGATGGCCGGCTCCGGACCGCCTCCAGGTCACATCGAACTGGACTACGTGGGGTCGCTGCAGAACGCCGCCAAAGTGATCGCGACATTGCACGGCGGAGAGAAGCGGCTGGTGTTCTGCGAGTCGCGACAGACGGTTGAAGAACTCGGCCAGATGCTGAGGGAACGCGGCGTCACAACCTTCCTGTCGCACGCATCGCTGTCCGCGGACGAACGCAGGCGGTCGGAGCAAGCCTTTGCCGAGGCCCGTGACTGCGTGATTGTGTCGACCAGCACCCTGGAACTCGGCATCGACGTCGGAGACCTGGACCGGGTCATCCAGATCGACGCGCCGAAGACGGTCGCGTCATTCCTGCAGCGACTCGGCCGCACTGGCCGCAGAGCAGGCACAACCCGCAACTGTCTGTTCCTCACACGAGACGGCGAGGCGCTCACCGAGGCCGCTGCGCTGCTGCTGCTGTGGGGCCGAGGATGGGTGGAACCGGTCGTCCCCCCACCGGAACCACGCCACATCATCGCCCAGCAGGTTCTTGCGCTCTGCTTGCAGGAACACCGCGTCGGTGATCGGCTTTGGGCGGAATGGTGGAACGGTCTGCCCCCGTTCGACCAGAGTGCCGAGCCCATCGTCCGCTACCTCTCCGGGCAGGGTTATCTGGAGAGCGACGGCGGCCTTCTCTTCATCGGCCCCGAGGCAGAGAAACGGTTCGGATATCGGCACTTCATGGGTATGACCGCCGTATTCACCGGGGCCCCCGAATTTGCCGTATTGCTTGGGCGCACCGACCTGGGGCGGATCGACCCCAGCCTGCTCACCGAGGAAGTTCAGGGCGACCGGCGGCTGCTGCTGAATGGCCGAAGCTGGCGAGTGACCTACGTCGACTGGCAGCGACGGAGATGCTTTGTCGAGCCGGCGGACGAGGGTGGCCGTGCACGATGGATGACCGGCGGCTGGGCGGGCTTAGGATTCGAACTCACGCGCGCCATTCGCGATGTGCTGCTGGGCAGCGATCCACCAGTGCAACTCACCGCACGGGCCACTGCCCGACTGTCCAAGGAACGCGGTGAGAAAACCGACTTCGTCCATCCTGGCGGCAATGTCATAACTCAGGACCGGCAGGGCGATCTGCGATGGTGGACATGGGCCGGTTTCCGAGCGAACGCCACGCTGGCCGCCACCCTCGGCGAAGTCATCGATCCCGTCCGGCGCTTCGATGACTGTCAGGTGAGGCTGCGCCGCGATCTGACCCCCGCGGAGTGGCGTGCCTTGACCGCGGATGCAAGGGACCGTCTCTGTCTTCCTGACGTGGACAAGAAGGCGCTGGACGGATTGAAGTTCAGTGTTGCTCTCCCCGAGCGGCTCGCGGTCGCGACACTAGCCGCTCGGCTCGCCGACTTGGAAGGGGCGGCTACTGTCCTGGCCGAGCCGGCACGTTTCGTGAAGCAATACTGGGATTAG
- the brxD gene encoding BREX system ATP-binding protein BrxD, with protein sequence MTAHLSPRRRQEVINALRRGTVPHNGLDVLAVGLERFAPTMEAELDSVAGGAAVFKAVRGEYGSGKTFFARWLGELAKRRGMAVAEVQISETETPLHRLETVYRRICESLQTAEFPPSALRPVLDAWLFGLEQEAGDDTDAVLERRLAAVSQTTPAFAAALRAYRRATHDGDNITAEGLVAWLGGQPHVAAAVRRNAGVRGDLDHFGAFGFLQGLLTVLRDSGHPGLLLVLDEVETLQRARSDVRDKALNALRQLIDEVDAGRFPGLYLLVTGTPAFFEGTQGVQRLAPLAQRLATDFTTDARFDNPRAVQIRLPGFTDGALREVGIRVRDIYAGDVTDPVRIVSRVDEAYVADLAAAIAGRLGGKVGVAPRLFLKKLVGDVLDRVDQFPDFDPRAHYSVMLNAAEMTESERNAASADEVFLELP encoded by the coding sequence GTGACCGCGCACCTGAGTCCTCGCCGCAGGCAGGAGGTCATCAACGCGCTGCGGCGAGGCACCGTCCCGCACAATGGCTTGGACGTACTAGCCGTCGGGCTCGAACGCTTCGCTCCCACCATGGAAGCGGAGCTCGACAGCGTGGCCGGCGGCGCAGCTGTCTTCAAGGCGGTCCGTGGCGAGTACGGCTCCGGCAAGACCTTCTTCGCCCGATGGCTAGGTGAGCTGGCCAAACGGCGCGGAATGGCAGTGGCTGAAGTACAGATCTCCGAGACCGAGACGCCACTGCACCGGCTGGAGACCGTGTATCGGCGCATCTGCGAGTCACTGCAGACCGCTGAGTTTCCGCCATCGGCCCTGCGTCCCGTGCTCGACGCCTGGCTGTTCGGCTTGGAGCAGGAAGCCGGCGACGACACCGACGCGGTGCTCGAACGCCGATTGGCCGCCGTCTCGCAGACCACGCCGGCCTTCGCTGCCGCGTTGCGGGCGTACCGGCGTGCCACCCACGACGGTGACAACATCACCGCGGAAGGCCTCGTCGCCTGGCTCGGCGGCCAACCCCACGTCGCCGCCGCTGTTCGCCGAAACGCAGGCGTACGCGGGGATCTTGATCACTTCGGCGCGTTTGGTTTCTTGCAAGGTCTACTCACGGTGCTCCGCGACAGCGGCCACCCCGGTCTGCTGCTCGTTCTCGACGAAGTCGAAACCCTGCAACGCGCTCGCTCGGACGTACGCGACAAGGCGCTCAACGCGCTACGCCAACTCATCGATGAAGTCGATGCCGGTAGATTTCCCGGCCTCTACCTGCTGGTGACCGGAACCCCAGCGTTCTTCGAGGGCACTCAAGGCGTACAACGGCTGGCGCCATTGGCACAGCGCCTTGCCACCGATTTCACGACGGATGCCCGGTTCGACAATCCGCGGGCAGTGCAGATCCGCCTGCCGGGCTTCACCGATGGGGCGTTGCGTGAGGTCGGTATCAGAGTCCGCGACATCTACGCTGGGGACGTCACTGATCCCGTACGGATCGTAAGCCGAGTGGACGAGGCCTACGTCGCCGATCTTGCCGCAGCTATTGCAGGGCGCCTCGGAGGCAAGGTGGGCGTCGCGCCACGTCTGTTCCTGAAGAAGTTGGTCGGTGACGTGCTGGACCGGGTGGATCAGTTCCCCGACTTCGATCCGCGGGCGCACTACTCCGTCATGCTCAACGCAGCGGAGATGACCGAATCCGAGCGCAACGCAGCCAGCGCAGACGAGGTCTTTCTGGAGCTACCGTGA